The Clostridioides sp. ES-S-0010-02 genome window below encodes:
- a CDS encoding HD domain-containing protein, whose amino-acid sequence MEIGKIIIESLKRKDTHKTFIELDKKNELEKAIPKVKAMKSVGECKYHIVNCFEHSINALKELEVVLNDKEFFPNHLREHVSNYLNLYIDDEINKSQALKLGIFLHDIGKPDSVTLDETGRVHFTNHEKIGAQIVNNMGTNLELSIQTYKLISKYVRYHMTLLSLYKKNDLSKKELANVFNLVDEDTIGIILLGYADIVSTIKLLGKDEEVGVLKTYMEYILTNYLYKSNYTNV is encoded by the coding sequence ATGGAAATAGGAAAAATTATAATAGAGAGTTTAAAAAGGAAAGATACACATAAAACGTTTATAGAGTTGGATAAAAAGAATGAACTAGAAAAAGCAATCCCTAAAGTAAAAGCAATGAAATCTGTAGGAGAATGTAAATATCATATTGTTAACTGTTTTGAACATTCTATAAATGCATTAAAAGAATTAGAAGTAGTGCTAAATGACAAAGAATTTTTTCCAAATCATTTGAGAGAACATGTGTCAAATTATTTGAATTTATATATTGATGATGAAATAAATAAGTCACAAGCATTAAAGTTAGGAATCTTTTTACATGATATAGGAAAGCCAGATAGTGTAACTTTAGATGAAACAGGTAGAGTTCATTTTACAAATCATGAAAAAATAGGTGCACAAATAGTAAATAATATGGGTACAAATTTAGAGTTATCAATACAGACATATAAACTTATAAGTAAATATGTAAGATATCATATGACACTTTTATCTTTATATAAGAAAAATGATTTGAGTAAAAAAGAGTTAGCTAATGTATTTAATTTAGTAGATGAAGATACTATAGGTATAATATTACTTGGATATGCAGATATAGTATCTACTATAAAATTATTAGGCAAGGATGAAGAAGTAGGTGTATTAAAGACCTATATGGAATATATTCTAACAAATTACTTATATAAGAGTAATTATACAAATGTATAA
- a CDS encoding DNA polymerase III subunit delta' — translation MYFENIIGQDFVKKYLINSINKNKLNNAYMFEGIDGIGKKKFADELSKLLLDYVNLENSPDYVLINPDGNSIKIAQIRNLQSDIVVRPHKDYKIYIINNAEKMTVEAQNALLKTLEEPPSYAIIILVTNNKESLLETIKSRCDIIKFSPIPIADLKTYLINKGIEEERAQILATFSRGSIENALDLSQSAEFSVMRDDIQQYIQIMLDKNIVEILNIPNNMEKYRNQIISLLDIMINYFRDIILLKENVNRDMLINIDKLVFIQNMSGKISYSQLSKIIDIIEGTKTKIKSNCNFNISIQVMSLNIYEVIK, via the coding sequence ATGTATTTTGAAAATATTATAGGACAAGATTTTGTAAAAAAATATTTAATAAATTCTATAAATAAAAATAAACTTAATAATGCGTATATGTTTGAAGGAATAGATGGAATAGGAAAAAAGAAATTTGCTGATGAGCTATCAAAATTGTTACTTGACTATGTAAATCTAGAAAATAGTCCAGACTATGTACTTATAAATCCAGATGGAAATAGTATAAAAATAGCTCAGATTAGAAACTTACAATCAGATATAGTAGTACGACCTCATAAAGACTATAAAATATATATAATAAATAATGCTGAAAAGATGACGGTAGAAGCTCAAAATGCCCTTTTAAAGACATTAGAGGAGCCTCCAAGTTACGCTATAATAATTTTAGTCACAAATAATAAAGAATCATTATTAGAAACGATAAAATCTAGATGTGACATAATAAAGTTTTCGCCTATACCAATAGCAGATTTAAAAACTTATTTAATAAATAAGGGCATAGAAGAAGAAAGAGCCCAAATATTGGCCACTTTTTCAAGAGGTAGTATTGAAAATGCTTTAGACTTATCTCAGTCGGCTGAGTTTTCAGTAATGAGGGACGATATACAACAATATATCCAAATAATGCTAGATAAAAATATAGTAGAGATTCTAAATATACCAAATAACATGGAGAAATATAGAAATCAGATTATAAGTTTATTGGATATTATGATAAACTATTTTAGAGACATTATTTTATTAAAAGAAAATGTAAATAGAGATATGTTAATAAATATAGATAAGCTAGTTTTTATCCAAAACATGAGTGGAAAAATTAGTTATTCTCAATTATCTAAAATTATTGATATAATAGAAGGTACAAAGACTAAAATTAAAAGTAATTGTAATTTCAATATAAGCATACAAGTTATGTCTTTAAATATATACGAGGTGATTAAATGA
- a CDS encoding stage 0 sporulation family protein — protein MIKIVGIRFKSAGKIYYFDPVDFNIEQDMDVVVETARGLEYGKVVVGPKEMDESELVSPLKPIIRIATEEDKKIYLENKEKAKETFELCQQKIKEHELTMFLIDCEYTFDRNKLIFYFTAEGRIDFRELVKDLAAIFKTRIELRQIGVRDEAKSIGGLGPCGRKLCCSSWLGDFQPVSIKMAKDQSLSLNPTKISGICGRLFCCLKYEHDVYSEAIEKMPVVGALVQSDDGKGKVVEVNPLLEQIKVEFQDKTVKIYTREDIKILKEPKKCEGCGGKCKGNDGLDEATLKELKKLED, from the coding sequence ATGATAAAAATAGTAGGAATTAGGTTTAAAAGTGCGGGGAAAATATATTATTTTGACCCTGTTGATTTTAATATAGAGCAAGATATGGATGTAGTTGTAGAAACTGCAAGAGGTTTAGAGTATGGTAAAGTAGTGGTTGGGCCAAAAGAAATGGACGAGAGCGAATTAGTTTCTCCTTTAAAGCCAATTATAAGAATAGCTACAGAAGAAGATAAGAAAATATATTTAGAAAATAAGGAAAAAGCAAAAGAGACTTTTGAATTATGTCAACAAAAGATAAAAGAACATGAGTTAACAATGTTTTTAATAGATTGCGAATATACATTTGATAGAAATAAATTGATTTTTTACTTTACAGCAGAAGGTAGAATAGATTTTAGAGAATTAGTAAAAGATTTAGCTGCCATATTTAAGACTAGAATAGAACTTAGACAAATCGGTGTTAGAGATGAGGCAAAGTCTATAGGAGGTCTAGGACCTTGTGGTAGAAAGCTTTGCTGTTCTTCTTGGTTAGGTGATTTTCAACCAGTTTCAATAAAAATGGCAAAAGACCAAAGCTTATCTTTAAATCCAACAAAGATATCTGGTATATGTGGAAGATTATTCTGTTGCTTAAAATATGAACATGATGTATATAGTGAAGCAATAGAAAAAATGCCTGTTGTGGGTGCATTGGTGCAATCAGATGATGGAAAAGGAAAAGTTGTAGAGGTAAATCCTTTGCTAGAACAAATCAAAGTGGAATTCCAAGACAAAACAGTAAAAATATATACAAGAGAAGATATAAAAATACTTAAAGAGCCTAAAAAGTGTGAGGGCTGTGGTGGTAAATGCAAGGGCAATGATGGATTAGATGAAGCTACACTAAAGGAGTTAAAGAAATTAGAAGATTAA
- a CDS encoding tRNA1(Val) (adenine(37)-N6)-methyltransferase codes for MGIQLKDSERIDDLQLKGLKIIQDTNGFCFGIDAVLLANFAKVKKDAKVVDLGTGTGIIPVLIAGKSEAKKIIGVEIQDDVYEMATRSIKLNNLEERVEIINGDIKSIDKVLEVNGYHVVTSNPPYMHIDGIKNPNDKKAISRHEVKCNLEDVIKTASRLVMPRGKFFMIHRPTRLVDIITLGRKYRLEPKVIQFVHPRPKKAPNLVLVQFVKDGRPELKILDPLYVYGEDGNYTEELKSIYNNEDIGEL; via the coding sequence ATGGGCATACAATTAAAAGATTCAGAGAGAATCGACGATTTACAATTAAAAGGTCTTAAAATTATACAAGATACTAATGGGTTTTGTTTTGGTATAGACGCTGTTTTATTAGCTAATTTTGCAAAAGTAAAAAAAGATGCTAAAGTTGTTGATTTAGGCACTGGTACAGGAATTATACCAGTTCTAATTGCAGGTAAAAGTGAAGCTAAGAAAATTATTGGTGTAGAAATACAAGATGATGTATATGAAATGGCAACTCGTTCTATAAAACTAAATAATTTGGAAGAAAGAGTTGAGATTATAAATGGAGATATAAAATCAATAGACAAAGTTTTGGAAGTTAATGGATATCATGTAGTTACATCAAATCCTCCATATATGCATATTGATGGTATAAAAAATCCAAATGATAAAAAAGCAATATCAAGGCATGAAGTAAAATGTAATCTAGAGGATGTAATAAAGACCGCATCTAGATTAGTTATGCCTAGAGGTAAATTTTTCATGATACATAGACCAACAAGATTGGTTGATATAATAACTTTAGGGAGAAAATACAGATTAGAGCCAAAAGTTATTCAGTTTGTTCATCCAAGACCTAAAAAAGCACCTAATTTGGTTTTGGTTCAATTTGTAAAAGATGGCAGACCAGAGCTTAAGATATTAGACCCACTATATGTCTATGGAGAAGATGGTAATTATACAGAAGAATTAAAATCAATATATAATAATGAAGATATAGGAGAGTTATAG
- the rsmI gene encoding 16S rRNA (cytidine(1402)-2'-O)-methyltransferase encodes MSGKLYICPTPIGNLEDITYRTLRILKEVDLIAAEDTRHSIKLLNHFEISKPLTSYHEHNKDSKGDYLINKLIDGENIALISDAGMPGISDPGEEIIRQSIQNNIEIEVLPGATAFVTALVGSGMDTHKFVFEGFLDRDKKVRRQQLEEIKEESRTIIFYESPHRLKDTLKDMLKILGNRKISVNRELTKKYQEIIREDIETVIKIFEENEVRGEFVLIVEGFYGEKSEKRDYDALTDREYVLKLIESGMNKKDAIKVVCKDRKLKKDIVYKQVLDL; translated from the coding sequence ATGAGTGGAAAATTGTACATATGTCCAACACCAATTGGAAATTTAGAGGATATAACGTATAGGACTTTAAGAATCTTAAAAGAAGTAGATTTAATTGCGGCAGAAGATACAAGACACAGTATAAAGCTTTTAAATCATTTTGAAATCTCAAAACCTTTGACTAGCTATCATGAGCACAATAAAGATTCAAAAGGCGATTATTTAATCAATAAATTAATTGATGGAGAAAACATAGCTTTAATAAGTGACGCAGGTATGCCTGGTATATCTGACCCAGGAGAAGAGATAATAAGACAGTCCATACAAAATAATATAGAGATAGAAGTATTACCAGGAGCAACAGCATTTGTAACAGCGTTGGTTGGCTCTGGTATGGATACACATAAATTTGTTTTTGAAGGTTTTTTGGATAGAGATAAAAAAGTTAGAAGACAACAGCTAGAAGAAATAAAAGAGGAAAGCAGAACTATAATTTTTTATGAATCACCACATAGATTGAAGGATACACTAAAAGATATGCTTAAAATTCTTGGAAATAGAAAAATTTCTGTAAATAGAGAGCTCACAAAAAAATATCAAGAGATAATAAGAGAAGATATAGAAACTGTTATAAAAATATTTGAAGAAAACGAAGTAAGAGGAGAGTTTGTATTAATAGTAGAAGGTTTCTATGGTGAAAAATCAGAAAAAAGAGATTATGATGCTCTTACAGATAGAGAATATGTTTTAAAGTTAATTGAAAGTGGTATGAACAAAAAAGATGCAATAAAAGTAGTTTGTAAAGATAGAAAATTAAAAAAGGATATTGTTTATAAACAAGTTCTGGATTTATAA
- a CDS encoding Lrp/AsnC family transcriptional regulator, with the protein MDVTDYRIIEILQDDGRISMKDLGKIVGLTSPAVSERVKRLEESGVIEGYKAIVNPDSLGRVIKAFIHISLPSNGYTEFIESAGKDPRIVECHHITGDDCLLLKVIVKDMYELENVIDTIKKIGSTKTSVILSTPIQAKSIL; encoded by the coding sequence ATGGATGTTACAGATTACAGAATCATAGAAATTTTACAGGATGATGGGAGAATTTCTATGAAGGACTTAGGAAAAATAGTTGGTTTAACTTCTCCTGCAGTTTCAGAAAGAGTCAAGAGATTAGAAGAATCTGGTGTTATAGAAGGATATAAAGCAATTGTTAATCCAGATTCATTAGGTAGAGTTATAAAAGCGTTTATTCACATATCTCTTCCAAGTAATGGATATACAGAATTCATTGAGTCTGCTGGAAAGGACCCTAGAATTGTAGAATGTCACCACATAACAGGTGATGATTGCTTACTTTTAAAAGTTATTGTAAAAGATATGTATGAATTAGAAAACGTGATTGATACTATAAAGAAAATAGGTTCTACCAAGACATCTGTTATATTATCAACACCGATACAAGCAAAATCAATATTGTAA